The Eurosta solidaginis isolate ZX-2024a chromosome 4, ASM4086904v1, whole genome shotgun sequence genome includes a window with the following:
- the LOC137250496 gene encoding LOW QUALITY PROTEIN: uncharacterized protein (The sequence of the model RefSeq protein was modified relative to this genomic sequence to represent the inferred CDS: deleted 3 bases in 3 codons) — translation MGRSSLKFLETPNNALQELQLEKRKREQRERKQEKQQRKIAKLQKKQAKKTKAQRTKMSQNTEKQTSINFNRISGGGAAVQRTSCLNSQSTSYEINREEFNRQIEQQTQNHSDFDLCTFVMNQVSLAVQFFGNYENELTLISEELLAKENELNQNLEEHSVLISTPLNAAISKWIQFKPIHGPNKHNPQPFQPLTIYVIFENIDIARPNDANYDSISPLCKVDLDTEFYKTTPTKEEHIEMLRETKWKGYVRLKLREEPKLQRTTASANEVYTDGSSGYSTASCHSFKQGSRITNNYNTDTEYEYAYITLLNGTHRPLSELKLQSIRCPHSMLDVKVLPDRCISTLAQYVEPTIAEDTDGEDTSEDDNDEESFSDNMDSDDSTEEFYKRAKPRYRDYETVLQAIRAHKQELERQKILLQQRFLNSKEFMHYFGELVRLQLADRLQLTYEELAEATYSGASVHTKYCEFIPAILEPHNAQHWPECAFQFRIRERPISTNPLTGQQFQWPTRSMIRRIESFGYHVIPIGYVPKGQRNPFRELEWRIVFPKAERYLEQRLTSTQVKVFMMTKALVKTFVEPQEKQHKSLMFTMDHLRMHLFWECERNFTGWPEEYLGEIQLRFISSFMQHLREKCLKDFFIEERNLFECVPEYSLVMLFSIFADDIAANPLMHLMVALRNIDPEEDFFPKLNYKKLYENLSENNLLRLKLRAKNSHNLIGLGEVQDETMLTQDEGAAGLVGMNQHRERIKGRLRRKTHVMRHTIEMKRKQEMERRHLSEESTDVEFFFRHNLKNSPLGQINQGVENLQRTNVLELFIDYLIVMAEKALEFRALHLTKTFLAQARRLSKFYNNYGCDMGAKEYFSTIESIEEELDAVQINGDATNYPPTLPIRTSIECVKTKPAKELIEHSESGRRLVKVDVEAICSEKANTKPMIRRKIESKALTQSLNNLLLFTRTQKSINSSDHDAIRSSNRLRSYNLTFSAEVTDISEAVDDTQICQTSLESCEDDKSVKEYHFDDNVIAIPVEDDDEDDETYADDGNNEVCQGANIATSGERKHISTARSGLLFNLKFSKSQMLKDFKSSTEKLLTTVSSEERRLQIMDMVKRKTVQVKGALNQCSET, via the exons atgGGTCGGTCCAGTTTAAAGTTCCTGGAAACACCAAATAATGCTTTGCAAGAGCTCCAATTGGAGAAACGCAAACGCGAACAACGTGAACGTAAGCAAGagaagcaacaaagaaaaattgCTAAATTACAAAAGAAACaagcaaaaaaaacaaaagcgcAAAGGACGAAAATGTCACAAAAC ACCGAAAAGCAAACTTCAATAAATTTCAACCGCATAAGTGGTGGTGGAGCGGCAGTGCAGCGGACGAGTTGTTTGAATTCACAAAGCACTAGTTATGAAATCAATCGTGAAGAATTTAATCGACAAATTGAACAACAAACACAAAATCATTCAGATTTTGATCTGTGCACATTTGTTATGAATCAAGTGTCCTTGGCAGTGCAATTTTTTGGAAACTACGAAAA TGAACTTACACTAATTTCTGAGGAATTACTAGCAAAAGAGAACGAATTGAATCAGAATTTGGAGGAGCACTCCGTACTCATATCTACGCCTTTGAATGCTGCGATATCAAAGTGGATACAATTTAAGCCAAT cCATGGTCCCAACAAACACAACCCCCAACCATTTCAACCGCTAACAATATATGTGATTTTTGAGAACATCGACATAGCGCGTCCGAATGATGCGAATTACGATTCAATATCTCCACTATGTAAAGTTGATTTGGATACGGAATTTTATAAAACAACACCAACTAAAGAAGAACACATAGAGATGTTACGCGAAACAAAATGGAAAGGTTATGTTAGATTAAAGTTACGAGAAGAGCCAAAACTTCAGCGTACAACTGCCTCAGCAAACGAAGTCTATACTGATGGCAGCTCGGGATATAGTACAGCGAGTTGTCATAGCTTTAAACAGGGCAGTCGGATTACTAATAACTACAACACAGACACAGAATATGAGTATGCTTATATAACGCTTTTGAAT GGTACACATCGTCCGTTATCCGAGTTAAAATTGCAGAGTATACGCTGCCCGCATAGTATGTTGGATGTAAAAGTCCTGCCGGACAGATGTATATCCACTTTAGCGCAATACGTTGAGCCGACAATTGCAGAGGATACCGATGGAGAGGACACCAGCGAAGATGATAATGACGAGGAATCCTTCTCTGATAATATGGATTCCGACGACAGCACTGAAGAGTTTTATAAGCGTGCTAAACCAAGATATCGAGATTACGAAACAGTA CTACAAGCAATACGTGCACACAAACAGGAGCTTGAGCGTCAGAAAATACTACTACAACAACGTTTTCTAAATTCAAAAGAGTTTATGCATTATTTTGGTGAGTTAGTACGTCTACAGCTTGCCGATCGTTTGCAGCTGACATATGAAGAATTAGCTGAAGCCACATACAGCGGTGCCTCTGTTCACACAAAGTATTGCGAGTTCATACCAGCTATTCTTGAGCCACACAATGCACAACATTGGCCTGAATGTGCATTTCAATTTAGAATACGTGAGCGTCCTATTTCAACGAACCCTCTGACCGGTCAACAATTCCAATGGCCTACACGTTCGATGATCAGACGCATTGAATCTTTTGGTTATCATGTGATACCAATTGGTTATGTTCCTAAGGGACAAAGAAATCCTTTTCGTGAGCTTGAATGGCGTATTGTATTCCCAAAAGCTGAACGATATTTGGAACAACGTTTAACATCTACACAAGTCAAGGTGTTTATGATGACTAAGGCGTTGGTCAAGACATTTGTTGAACCGCAAGAGAAGCAGCATAAGTCGCTAATGTTTACCATGGATCACTTGCGTATGCATTTATTTTGGGAGTGTGAGCGTAATTTTACTGGGTGGCCAGAGGAATATTTGGGTGAAATTCAGCTCCGTTTTATTAGTTCTTTTATGCAGCATCTACGTGAAAAATGCTTGAAAGATTTCTTTATTGAAGAACGTAATTTATTCGAATGTGTACCAGAGTATTCACTGGTTATGCTCTTTTCGATATTCGCTGATGATATTGCCGCAAATCCACTAATGCATTTGATGGTGGCTCTGAGGAATATCGATCCCGAAGAAGATTTCTTCCCGAAACTAAATTACAAAAAGCTATACGAAAATTTGAGCGAAAATAATTTATTGAGATTGAAGTTGCGAGCGAAAAACTCACACAACTTAATTGGACTCGGTGAAGTTCAAGATGAAACGATGCTGACGCAAGATGAGGGTGCTGCGGGTTTGGTGGGTATGAATCAACATCGCGAAAGAATCAAAGGTAGATTAAGACGGAAGACACACGTAATGAGACATACTATTGAAATGAAGAGAAAACAGGAGATGGAGCGACGACATTTATCGGAGGAATCTACCGATGTGGAG TTCTTTTTCCGCCACAATCTTAAGAACTCTCCGCTGGGACAAATAAATCAGGGTGTAGAAAACTTACAACGCACAAATGTACTCGAACTTTTCATCGATTATCTGATTGTTATGGCAGAAAAGGCACTCGAATTTCGTGCATTGCATTTAACCAAAACATTTTTGGCGCAAGCGAGACGTCTTTCCAAATTCTACAATAACTATGGCTGTGATATGGGTGCCAAGGAATATTTTAGTACAATCGAAAGCATAGAAGAAGAACTTGACGCTGTGCAGATCAATGGAGATGCCACCAACTACCCACCGACATTGCCGATACGCACAAGTATAGAATGTGTTAAGACAAAACCGGCAAAAGAATTAATCGAGCATTCAGAAAGTGGACGTAGATTAGTAAAGGTGGACGTTGAAGCAATATGTAGTGAAAAGGCGAATACAAAACCCATGATTAGAAGAAAGATTGAGAGCAAAGCATTGACTCAAAGTTTGAACAATCTACTCTTGTTTACAAGAACACAAAAATCGATAAATTCATCAGATCACGATGCTATACGCTCAAGCAACAGACTACGAAGTTATAATTTGACGTTTAGCGCTGAAGTGACAGATATAAGCGAAGCTGTGGATGACACTCAAATTTGTCAGACATCGCTTGAATCATGCGAAGATGATAAATCGGTTAAAGAGTATCACTTCGATGACAATGTTATAGCAATTCCAGTAGAAGATGACGATGAAGATGATGAAACTTATGCAGACGATGGGAACAACGAAGTGTGCCAAGGCGCTAATATAGCAACGTCAGGAGAAAGAAAGCACATTTCTACAGCAAGATCTGGGTTgctttttaacttaaaatttagcAAATCACAAATGTTAAAAGATTTCAAATCTTCAACGGAGAAACTTCTGACGACTGTATCTTCAGAAGAGAGACGCTTACAGATTATGGATATGGTCAAGCGAAAAACTGTTCAAGTGAAAGGTGCGCTCAATCAATGTTCCGAAACCTAA